A portion of the Esox lucius isolate fEsoLuc1 chromosome 20, fEsoLuc1.pri, whole genome shotgun sequence genome contains these proteins:
- the onecutl gene encoding one cut domain, family member, like, whose amino-acid sequence MDGSLGEMPVHSHSELHSQDGRAMLHTRDLSAAFPRPSLGGHSMSLEPEHRPPGFDHSMSALGYGGDAPSSCGSTYTTLTPLQPFDDKFHHHHHHHHPCLPVSNVIGSFTLMREDRGLGGNFYNPYSKDLGMTQSLSPPSTGSGLGTPMHGYGSLGNSPNGNGGQMLPGGYEVHGGNIFCRTADFGREMSPPGLGSDSSVSHQLNKMEAHQHAPSHHPHIYSQHYQNHHPSQQSSKAGELPHSSSSSPGSEGMLPSSQGGGGGGAGEEINTRDVAQRIITELKRYSIPQAIFAERVLCRSQGTLSDLLRNPKPWGKLKSGRETFKRMSRWLQEPEFQRMASLRLEACKRKEQEQSKLERNQGPKRTRLVFTDLQRRTLLAIFRENHRPAKDLQVTISQQLGLELSTVSNFFMNARRRNVNKWVEEGRPSSTGSSGSSVSSSAVSCRTA is encoded by the exons ATGGATGGGAGCCTTGGGGAAATGCCTGTCCACAGCCACTCTGAGCTCCACAGTCAGGATGGCAGAGCAATGCTGCATACCCGGGACCTTTCAGCTGCTTTCCCCAGGCCCTCCCTCGGGGGCCACTCCATGTCCCTTGAGCCTGAGCACCGACCACCAGGTTTCGACCACTCCATGTCAGCGCTGGGCTATGGAGGAGATGCTCCGTCTAGCTGTGGCAGCACCTACACCACACTAACCCCCCTGCAGCCATTCGATGACAAGtttcaccaccaccatcaccaccaccatccctGCCTGCCGGTCAGCAATGTCATCGGGAGCTTTACTCTCATGCGTGAGGACAGGGGCTTGGGCGGAAACTTCTACAACCCTTACAGCAAGGATCTGGGGATGACACAGAGCCTTTCACCACCTTCTACAGGCTCTGGCTTGGGGACGCCCATGCACGGTTATGGCAGCCTGGGAAACAGCCCTAATGGCAATGGTGGCCAGATGCTTCCAGGTGGTTATGAGGTCCACGGGGGCAACATCTTCTGCCGGACGGCAGATTTCGGCAGGGAAATGTCCCCTCCCGGGCTGGGCAGTGATTCTTCTGTCAGCCACCAGCTAAACAAAATGGAGGCTCACCAGCACGCTCCCAGTCACCATCCTCACATCTACAGCCAGCACTACCAAAACCACCACCCCAGCCAGCAGTCCTCCAAGGCCGGGGAGCTCCCTCACTCGTCGTCCTCCTCGCCTGGCAGTGAGGGCATGCTCCCTAGCTCCCAGGGCGGTGGAGGCGGAGGGGCTGGAGAGGAGATCAACACCAGGGACGTGGCCCAGAGGATCATCACCGAGCTGAAGAGGTACAGCATCCCCCAGGCCATATTTGCAGAGAGGGTTCTGTGTAGGTCACAGGGCACTCTGTCTGACCTCCTGAGGAACCCCAAGCCCTGGGGCAAGCTCAAGTCTGGCCGTGAGACCTTCAAGAGGATGTCTCGCTGGCTGCAGGAGCCAGAGTTTCAAAGGATGGCCTCACTGCGTCTGGAGG CCTGCAAACGAAAGGAGCAGGAACAGAGTAAACTGGAGCGCAACCAGGGCCCCAAGCGCACCAGACTGGTGTTCACAGACCTCCAGCGGCGCACCCTGTTGGCCATCTTCCGGGAGAACCACCGGCCTGCAAAGGACCTCCAGGTCACTATATCCCAGCAGCTAGGTCTGGAGCTCTCCACCGTCAGCAATTTCTTCATGAACGCCCGACGCCGCAACGTCAACAAGTGGGTGGAAGAGGGCCGCCCCTCCTCCACGGGCTCCTCTGGCTCCAGCGTGTCCTCCTCTGCCGTATCCTGCAGAACGGCCTGA